A single genomic interval of Sphingobacteriales bacterium harbors:
- the rlmD gene encoding 23S rRNA (uracil(1939)-C(5))-methyltransferase RlmD produces MSHRKRRPPVILPQITAQTMVAEGKAMAFVDGKVLFIEGVVPGDVVDVRITKNKPDYAIGEAVSIITPSKERQNPFCAHFGSCGGCKWQHISYEQQLQYKSQIVADAFKRTGKIHFPEIQPIIPAHPDTYYRNKLDFSFSTRRWLIQSEMDSDATPQQRLALGFHVPKMFDRVVNIEHCYLQGDPSNELRNAVRNFALQNNLSFYDVKTHSGLLRNLIIRTTTLNETMVLLSFAYDDVTARTALLDYLTTTFGQLITSLVYAINPKHNETLYDLPIHTYYGRDHIFEALGDLRFKISPLSFFQTNSRQALQLYEVTKQMANLNQNELVYDLYTGTGSIALFIAKHCQQVVGMEEVPAAIADAKLNAQLNGITNAHFYSGDVKKLLAQGQIMAQHGQPDVLITDPPRAGMHTDVANAIGQTLMPKRVVYVSCNPVTQARDLQLLDAWYSVEKLQPIDMFPHTWHIENVALLVHRTGR; encoded by the coding sequence ATGTCGCATCGCAAACGCCGCCCCCCTGTCATTTTGCCTCAAATTACCGCCCAAACAATGGTAGCCGAGGGCAAAGCTATGGCCTTTGTTGACGGCAAAGTGCTGTTTATTGAAGGGGTCGTTCCGGGCGATGTAGTTGATGTAAGGATTACCAAAAACAAACCAGACTATGCCATTGGCGAGGCAGTAAGCATTATTACCCCATCAAAAGAAAGGCAAAACCCATTTTGTGCCCATTTTGGCAGTTGTGGCGGTTGTAAATGGCAACATATTAGTTACGAGCAGCAATTACAATACAAAAGCCAAATTGTGGCCGATGCCTTTAAACGAACCGGCAAAATACATTTTCCGGAAATACAGCCTATTATACCCGCTCATCCGGATACGTACTACCGCAATAAGCTCGACTTTAGCTTCTCGACCCGGCGCTGGCTAATCCAATCCGAAATGGATAGCGACGCTACACCGCAGCAACGTTTAGCCCTGGGTTTTCATGTACCCAAAATGTTTGACCGAGTGGTAAATATTGAACATTGTTATTTGCAAGGCGACCCCTCGAACGAGCTGCGCAATGCGGTGCGCAATTTTGCCCTGCAAAATAACCTTAGTTTTTACGATGTTAAAACCCATAGCGGCCTATTGCGCAACCTAATTATTCGCACCACCACCCTTAACGAAACGATGGTGCTGCTTAGTTTTGCCTACGACGATGTAACGGCGCGCACTGCTTTGCTCGATTATTTGACCACCACGTTTGGACAACTTATAACTTCTTTAGTGTATGCCATTAACCCCAAACACAACGAAACCCTATACGACCTGCCTATACATACCTACTATGGCCGCGACCATATTTTTGAAGCCTTAGGCGATTTGCGCTTTAAAATTAGTCCTTTATCGTTTTTTCAAACTAACTCGCGGCAGGCTTTACAATTATATGAAGTGACTAAACAAATGGCCAATTTAAACCAGAACGAACTTGTTTACGACCTTTATACCGGAACAGGTAGTATTGCTCTTTTTATAGCAAAACATTGTCAGCAAGTAGTGGGCATGGAGGAAGTTCCTGCAGCTATAGCCGATGCCAAATTAAATGCACAGTTAAATGGCATTACAAACGCGCATTTTTATTCCGGAGATGTGAAAAAACTATTAGCACAAGGGCAAATTATGGCACAACACGGCCAGCCCGATGTATTAATTACCGACCCCCCTCGCGCCGGAATGCACACCGATGTAGCCAACGCCATTGGCCAAACTCTAATGCCCAAGCGGGTGGTTTATGTTAGTTGTAACCCCGTAACACAAGCCCGCGATTTGCAACTACTCGATGCTTGGTATAGTGTTGAAAAATTGCAGCCTATTGATATGTTTCCGCATACCTGGCATATTGAAAATGTAGCTTTGTTAGTACACCGTACCGGCAGGTAG